In the genome of Magnolia sinica isolate HGM2019 chromosome 2, MsV1, whole genome shotgun sequence, one region contains:
- the LOC131227674 gene encoding endoglucanase 9-like isoform X5 has product MAFTITMLSWSALEFPGRMPDELDRVREAVRWGTDYLLKASTSLPDALYVQVGDSIVDHKCWQRPEDMDTPRTAYKVTPSNPGSEVAAETAAAFAAASLVFKKIDRDYSKTLLRTAKMAFTFANENRGNYNDSLPSVVCPFYCSHSGYHDELLWGSAWLYKATRNSSYLDFARSVLIDDDCDTFSWDNKLPGARVLLSRVSLGLVVRVQNFHWWKGAERFACSILPESPTVSVKYTPGGLMYKMKGSNLQYVTSSTFLLSTYARYLKFSDRTFKCGSLVVTPILLRKQAKKQVDYILGENPKRMSYMVGFGDRFPRHIHHRASSLPSIQQTSAPIGCNEGFTSLNSPDPNPNILTGAIVGGPDLSDEFEDNRHNFAQSEPATYINAALIGPLSYLAVKFPS; this is encoded by the exons ATGGCTTTCACCATCACCATGCTTTCTTGGAGTGCACTGGAGTTCCCCGGACGCATGCCTGATGAGCTGGATCGTGTTCGTGAAGCGGTGCGGTGGGGCACTGACTACCTCCTCAAAGCCTCTACCTCCCTCCCGGATGCGCTCTACGTGCAG GTTGGTGACTCAATAGTAGACCACAAGTGTTGGCAGCGTCCAGAGGACATGGATACACCACGGACAGCCTACAAGGTCACCCCTTCAAACCCTGGCTCGGAGGTAGCAGCTGAGACGGCCGCTGCCTTTGCAGCTGCCTCCCTCGTTTTCAAGAAGATTGATCGCGACTACTCCAAGACTCTCTTGAGAACAGCCAAGATGGCTTTTACATTCGCCAATGAAAATCGAGGAAATTACAATGACTCCCTCCCATCCGTCGTCTGTCCATTTTACTGTTCACATTCCGGTTACCAC GATGAACTTCTTTGGGGATCTGCATGGCTTTATAAGGCCACACGTAATTCTTCCTATCTCGACTTTGCCCGGTCCGTTCTCATTGACGATGATTGCGATACGTTCAGCTGGGATAACAAGCTTCCTGGTGCTAGAGTGCTCCTTTCTCGGGTAA GCTTGGGATTGGTGGTGAGAGTGCAAAACTTCCACTGGTGGA AGGGAGCGGAGAGGTTTGCATGCAGTATCTTACCAGAATCGCCGACTGTGTCAGTGAAGTATACACCGGGTGGGCTCATGTACAAGATGAAAGGTAGCAATCTGCAGTACGTGACGTCCTCAACGTTTCTGTTATCAACCTATGCAAGATACTTGAAGTTTTCTGATAGAACCTTCAAGTGTGGTAGTTTGGTTGTTACTCCCATCCTTTTGAGGAAACAAGCTAAAAAACAG GTGGATTATATTTTGGGAGAAAATCCAAAGCGAATGTCATACATGGTGGGCTTTGGAGACCGATTTCCCCGACATATCCACCATAGAGCTTCTTCCCTCCCTAGTATCCAGCAGACTTCAGCACCCATCGGTTGCAATGAGGGTTTCACCTCCTTGAACAGCCCCGACCCGAACCCGAACATATTGACTGGAGCGATCGTTGGTGGGCCAGATCTATCAGATGAGTTCGAAGACAACCGCCATAACTTTGCCCAATCAGAGCCCGCAACTTACATCAATGCCGCATTGATAGGCCCACTCTCTTACTTAGCTGTTAAATTCCCTTCGTAG
- the LOC131227674 gene encoding endoglucanase 3-like isoform X1 — protein sequence MAFTITMLSWSALEFPGRMPDELDRVREAVRWGTDYLLKASTSLPDALYVQVGDSIVDHKCWQRPEDMDTPRTAYKVTPSNPGSEVAAETAAAFAAASLVFKKIDRDYSKTLLRTAKMAFTFANENRGNYNDSLPSVVCPFYCSHSGYHDELLWGSAWLYKATRNSSYLDFARSVLIDDDCDTFSWDNKLPGARVLLSRVSIQTSDNAISRFREGAERFACSILPESPTVSVKYTPGGLMYKMKGSNLQYVTSSTFLLSTYARYLKFSDRTFKCGSLVVTPILLRKQAKKQVDYILGENPKRMSYMVGFGDRFPRHIHHRASSLPSIQQTSAPIGCNEGFTSLNSPDPNPNILTGAIVGGPDLSDEFEDNRHNFAQSEPATYINAALIGPLSYLAVKFPS from the exons ATGGCTTTCACCATCACCATGCTTTCTTGGAGTGCACTGGAGTTCCCCGGACGCATGCCTGATGAGCTGGATCGTGTTCGTGAAGCGGTGCGGTGGGGCACTGACTACCTCCTCAAAGCCTCTACCTCCCTCCCGGATGCGCTCTACGTGCAG GTTGGTGACTCAATAGTAGACCACAAGTGTTGGCAGCGTCCAGAGGACATGGATACACCACGGACAGCCTACAAGGTCACCCCTTCAAACCCTGGCTCGGAGGTAGCAGCTGAGACGGCCGCTGCCTTTGCAGCTGCCTCCCTCGTTTTCAAGAAGATTGATCGCGACTACTCCAAGACTCTCTTGAGAACAGCCAAGATGGCTTTTACATTCGCCAATGAAAATCGAGGAAATTACAATGACTCCCTCCCATCCGTCGTCTGTCCATTTTACTGTTCACATTCCGGTTACCAC GATGAACTTCTTTGGGGATCTGCATGGCTTTATAAGGCCACACGTAATTCTTCCTATCTCGACTTTGCCCGGTCCGTTCTCATTGACGATGATTGCGATACGTTCAGCTGGGATAACAAGCTTCCTGGTGCTAGAGTGCTCCTTTCTCGGGTAAGCATCCAAACTTCTGATA ATGCTATCTCTAGATTCCGAGAGGGAGCGGAGAGGTTTGCATGCAGTATCTTACCAGAATCGCCGACTGTGTCAGTGAAGTATACACCGGGTGGGCTCATGTACAAGATGAAAGGTAGCAATCTGCAGTACGTGACGTCCTCAACGTTTCTGTTATCAACCTATGCAAGATACTTGAAGTTTTCTGATAGAACCTTCAAGTGTGGTAGTTTGGTTGTTACTCCCATCCTTTTGAGGAAACAAGCTAAAAAACAG GTGGATTATATTTTGGGAGAAAATCCAAAGCGAATGTCATACATGGTGGGCTTTGGAGACCGATTTCCCCGACATATCCACCATAGAGCTTCTTCCCTCCCTAGTATCCAGCAGACTTCAGCACCCATCGGTTGCAATGAGGGTTTCACCTCCTTGAACAGCCCCGACCCGAACCCGAACATATTGACTGGAGCGATCGTTGGTGGGCCAGATCTATCAGATGAGTTCGAAGACAACCGCCATAACTTTGCCCAATCAGAGCCCGCAACTTACATCAATGCCGCATTGATAGGCCCACTCTCTTACTTAGCTGTTAAATTCCCTTCGTAG
- the LOC131227674 gene encoding endoglucanase 9-like isoform X4: MAFTITMLSWSALEFPGRMPDELDRVREAVRWGTDYLLKASTSLPDALYVQVGDSIVDHKCWQRPEDMDTPRTAYKVTPSNPGSEVAAETAAAFAAASLVFKKIDRDYSKTLLRTAKMAFTFANENRGNYNDSLPSVVCPFYCSHSGYHDELLWGSAWLYKATRNSSYLDFARSVLIDDDCDTFSWDNKLPGARVLLSRVNSDAISRFREGAERFACSILPESPTVSVKYTPGGLMYKMKGSNLQYVTSSTFLLSTYARYLKFSDRTFKCGSLVVTPILLRKQAKKQVDYILGENPKRMSYMVGFGDRFPRHIHHRASSLPSIQQTSAPIGCNEGFTSLNSPDPNPNILTGAIVGGPDLSDEFEDNRHNFAQSEPATYINAALIGPLSYLAVKFPS, from the exons ATGGCTTTCACCATCACCATGCTTTCTTGGAGTGCACTGGAGTTCCCCGGACGCATGCCTGATGAGCTGGATCGTGTTCGTGAAGCGGTGCGGTGGGGCACTGACTACCTCCTCAAAGCCTCTACCTCCCTCCCGGATGCGCTCTACGTGCAG GTTGGTGACTCAATAGTAGACCACAAGTGTTGGCAGCGTCCAGAGGACATGGATACACCACGGACAGCCTACAAGGTCACCCCTTCAAACCCTGGCTCGGAGGTAGCAGCTGAGACGGCCGCTGCCTTTGCAGCTGCCTCCCTCGTTTTCAAGAAGATTGATCGCGACTACTCCAAGACTCTCTTGAGAACAGCCAAGATGGCTTTTACATTCGCCAATGAAAATCGAGGAAATTACAATGACTCCCTCCCATCCGTCGTCTGTCCATTTTACTGTTCACATTCCGGTTACCAC GATGAACTTCTTTGGGGATCTGCATGGCTTTATAAGGCCACACGTAATTCTTCCTATCTCGACTTTGCCCGGTCCGTTCTCATTGACGATGATTGCGATACGTTCAGCTGGGATAACAAGCTTCCTGGTGCTAGAGTGCTCCTTTCTCGGGTAA ACAGCGATGCTATCTCTAGATTCCGAGAGGGAGCGGAGAGGTTTGCATGCAGTATCTTACCAGAATCGCCGACTGTGTCAGTGAAGTATACACCGGGTGGGCTCATGTACAAGATGAAAGGTAGCAATCTGCAGTACGTGACGTCCTCAACGTTTCTGTTATCAACCTATGCAAGATACTTGAAGTTTTCTGATAGAACCTTCAAGTGTGGTAGTTTGGTTGTTACTCCCATCCTTTTGAGGAAACAAGCTAAAAAACAG GTGGATTATATTTTGGGAGAAAATCCAAAGCGAATGTCATACATGGTGGGCTTTGGAGACCGATTTCCCCGACATATCCACCATAGAGCTTCTTCCCTCCCTAGTATCCAGCAGACTTCAGCACCCATCGGTTGCAATGAGGGTTTCACCTCCTTGAACAGCCCCGACCCGAACCCGAACATATTGACTGGAGCGATCGTTGGTGGGCCAGATCTATCAGATGAGTTCGAAGACAACCGCCATAACTTTGCCCAATCAGAGCCCGCAACTTACATCAATGCCGCATTGATAGGCCCACTCTCTTACTTAGCTGTTAAATTCCCTTCGTAG
- the LOC131227674 gene encoding endoglucanase 9-like isoform X3, whose protein sequence is MAFTITMLSWSALEFPGRMPDELDRVREAVRWGTDYLLKASTSLPDALYVQVGDSIVDHKCWQRPEDMDTPRTAYKVTPSNPGSEVAAETAAAFAAASLVFKKIDRDYSKTLLRTAKMAFTFANENRGNYNDSLPSVVCPFYCSHSGYHDELLWGSAWLYKATRNSSYLDFARSVLIDDDCDTFSWDNKLPGARVLLSRVSIQTSDISISRFREGAERFACSILPESPTVSVKYTPGGLMYKMKGSNLQYVTSSTFLLSTYARYLKFSDRTFKCGSLVVTPILLRKQAKKQVDYILGENPKRMSYMVGFGDRFPRHIHHRASSLPSIQQTSAPIGCNEGFTSLNSPDPNPNILTGAIVGGPDLSDEFEDNRHNFAQSEPATYINAALIGPLSYLAVKFPS, encoded by the exons ATGGCTTTCACCATCACCATGCTTTCTTGGAGTGCACTGGAGTTCCCCGGACGCATGCCTGATGAGCTGGATCGTGTTCGTGAAGCGGTGCGGTGGGGCACTGACTACCTCCTCAAAGCCTCTACCTCCCTCCCGGATGCGCTCTACGTGCAG GTTGGTGACTCAATAGTAGACCACAAGTGTTGGCAGCGTCCAGAGGACATGGATACACCACGGACAGCCTACAAGGTCACCCCTTCAAACCCTGGCTCGGAGGTAGCAGCTGAGACGGCCGCTGCCTTTGCAGCTGCCTCCCTCGTTTTCAAGAAGATTGATCGCGACTACTCCAAGACTCTCTTGAGAACAGCCAAGATGGCTTTTACATTCGCCAATGAAAATCGAGGAAATTACAATGACTCCCTCCCATCCGTCGTCTGTCCATTTTACTGTTCACATTCCGGTTACCAC GATGAACTTCTTTGGGGATCTGCATGGCTTTATAAGGCCACACGTAATTCTTCCTATCTCGACTTTGCCCGGTCCGTTCTCATTGACGATGATTGCGATACGTTCAGCTGGGATAACAAGCTTCCTGGTGCTAGAGTGCTCCTTTCTCGGGTAAGCATCCAAACTTCTGATATTT CTATCTCTAGATTCCGAGAGGGAGCGGAGAGGTTTGCATGCAGTATCTTACCAGAATCGCCGACTGTGTCAGTGAAGTATACACCGGGTGGGCTCATGTACAAGATGAAAGGTAGCAATCTGCAGTACGTGACGTCCTCAACGTTTCTGTTATCAACCTATGCAAGATACTTGAAGTTTTCTGATAGAACCTTCAAGTGTGGTAGTTTGGTTGTTACTCCCATCCTTTTGAGGAAACAAGCTAAAAAACAG GTGGATTATATTTTGGGAGAAAATCCAAAGCGAATGTCATACATGGTGGGCTTTGGAGACCGATTTCCCCGACATATCCACCATAGAGCTTCTTCCCTCCCTAGTATCCAGCAGACTTCAGCACCCATCGGTTGCAATGAGGGTTTCACCTCCTTGAACAGCCCCGACCCGAACCCGAACATATTGACTGGAGCGATCGTTGGTGGGCCAGATCTATCAGATGAGTTCGAAGACAACCGCCATAACTTTGCCCAATCAGAGCCCGCAACTTACATCAATGCCGCATTGATAGGCCCACTCTCTTACTTAGCTGTTAAATTCCCTTCGTAG
- the LOC131227674 gene encoding endoglucanase 9-like isoform X2 → MAFTITMLSWSALEFPGRMPDELDRVREAVRWGTDYLLKASTSLPDALYVQVGDSIVDHKCWQRPEDMDTPRTAYKVTPSNPGSEVAAETAAAFAAASLVFKKIDRDYSKTLLRTAKMAFTFANENRGNYNDSLPSVVCPFYCSHSGYHDELLWGSAWLYKATRNSSYLDFARSVLIDDDCDTFSWDNKLPGARVLLSRVSHGDGDSDAISRFREGAERFACSILPESPTVSVKYTPGGLMYKMKGSNLQYVTSSTFLLSTYARYLKFSDRTFKCGSLVVTPILLRKQAKKQVDYILGENPKRMSYMVGFGDRFPRHIHHRASSLPSIQQTSAPIGCNEGFTSLNSPDPNPNILTGAIVGGPDLSDEFEDNRHNFAQSEPATYINAALIGPLSYLAVKFPS, encoded by the exons ATGGCTTTCACCATCACCATGCTTTCTTGGAGTGCACTGGAGTTCCCCGGACGCATGCCTGATGAGCTGGATCGTGTTCGTGAAGCGGTGCGGTGGGGCACTGACTACCTCCTCAAAGCCTCTACCTCCCTCCCGGATGCGCTCTACGTGCAG GTTGGTGACTCAATAGTAGACCACAAGTGTTGGCAGCGTCCAGAGGACATGGATACACCACGGACAGCCTACAAGGTCACCCCTTCAAACCCTGGCTCGGAGGTAGCAGCTGAGACGGCCGCTGCCTTTGCAGCTGCCTCCCTCGTTTTCAAGAAGATTGATCGCGACTACTCCAAGACTCTCTTGAGAACAGCCAAGATGGCTTTTACATTCGCCAATGAAAATCGAGGAAATTACAATGACTCCCTCCCATCCGTCGTCTGTCCATTTTACTGTTCACATTCCGGTTACCAC GATGAACTTCTTTGGGGATCTGCATGGCTTTATAAGGCCACACGTAATTCTTCCTATCTCGACTTTGCCCGGTCCGTTCTCATTGACGATGATTGCGATACGTTCAGCTGGGATAACAAGCTTCCTGGTGCTAGAGTGCTCCTTTCTCGG GTCAGTCATGGCGACGGAGACAGCGATGCTATCTCTAGATTCCGAGAGGGAGCGGAGAGGTTTGCATGCAGTATCTTACCAGAATCGCCGACTGTGTCAGTGAAGTATACACCGGGTGGGCTCATGTACAAGATGAAAGGTAGCAATCTGCAGTACGTGACGTCCTCAACGTTTCTGTTATCAACCTATGCAAGATACTTGAAGTTTTCTGATAGAACCTTCAAGTGTGGTAGTTTGGTTGTTACTCCCATCCTTTTGAGGAAACAAGCTAAAAAACAG GTGGATTATATTTTGGGAGAAAATCCAAAGCGAATGTCATACATGGTGGGCTTTGGAGACCGATTTCCCCGACATATCCACCATAGAGCTTCTTCCCTCCCTAGTATCCAGCAGACTTCAGCACCCATCGGTTGCAATGAGGGTTTCACCTCCTTGAACAGCCCCGACCCGAACCCGAACATATTGACTGGAGCGATCGTTGGTGGGCCAGATCTATCAGATGAGTTCGAAGACAACCGCCATAACTTTGCCCAATCAGAGCCCGCAACTTACATCAATGCCGCATTGATAGGCCCACTCTCTTACTTAGCTGTTAAATTCCCTTCGTAG